A window from Malaclemys terrapin pileata isolate rMalTer1 chromosome 18, rMalTer1.hap1, whole genome shotgun sequence encodes these proteins:
- the UNC45B gene encoding protein unc-45 homolog B, which translates to MEDPAQLKEEGNKYFQADDYENAINSYTKAMKLTKDKSLQAVLYRNRAACFLKKESYAQAASDASRAIDINASDIKALYRRSQALESLGKLDQAFKDVQRCATIEPRNKNFQETLRRLGAKIQEKLHVQFSTDARVQNMFEILLDGNSEKEKREKAANNLIVLGREEAGAERIFQNNGVKLLLQLIETKNAEMILAAVRTLSGMCTGHKARATAILHLLGVDKICMWMAVDNEEISMAVCNLLQVITDSLSGEGEKEEHGKEAALVLDTKKDLKMITMHLLDMLVSKKVSGQGRDQALNLLSKNIPRKDLRIPDNSRTIFVIDSGLKKILKVVGQVPELPNCLPLTENTRMTASILLNKLYDDLRCDPERDNFREICEEYIKSKVDPQDMDKTLHAVQTVSGIMQGPFDLGNKLLGMTGVMEMMVALCGSEREIDQLVAVEALIHASTKLSRATFIITNGVTLLKEVYKKTKNEKIKIRALVGLCKLGSAGGTDYGLRQFAEGSTEKLAKQCRKWLCNTSIDIRTRKWAVEGLAYLTLDADVKDDFVEDKPALEAMFELAKTSDKTILYSVASTLVNCTNSYDVKELVPELVQLAQFSKQHVPEEHPKDKKDFVLKRVKRLLKAGVISALACMVKADSAILTDQTKELLARVFLALCEDPKDRGTIVAQGGGKALIPLAIEGTDVGKVKASHALAKIAAISNPDIAFPGERVYEVVRPLVSLLNTERDGLQNYEALLGLTNLSGRSDKLRLKIIKEKALPDIENYMFENHDQLRQAATECMCNLVVNKEVQERFVADGNDRLKLIVLLCGEDDVKVQNAAAGALAMLTAAHKKLCHKMTQVTTQWLEILQRLCLHEKLEVQHRGLVVAYNLITADQELAKKLVECEMLEILTLIGKQADDSKKQHVINVARECLVKCMDYGLIKPFSQA; encoded by the exons ATGGAGGACCCGGCTCAATTGAAGGAGGAAGGCAATAAGTATTTTCAGGCCGACGACTATGAGAATGCTATTAACAGCTACACCAAAGCCATGAAACTTACCAAGGACAAGTCACTGCAGGCCGTGCTGTACAGGAATAGGGCAGCCTGCTTCCTGAAAAAG GAGAGCTATGCCCAAGCAGCATCGGATGCTTCTAGAG CGATTGACATCAATGCTTCGGATATTAAGGCCCTGTACAGGCGCAGCCAGGCTCTGGAGAGCCTGGGGAAGTTGGACCAAGCCTTCAAAGATGTCCAGAGGTGTGCCACCATTGAGCCCCGCAACAAAAACTTCCAGGAGACCCTGAGGCGTCTGGGAGCCAAGATTCAGGAAAAG CTGCACGTTCAGTTCTCCACCGATGCCAGAGTGCAGAACATGTTTGAAATCCTGCTGGATGGGAACAGTGAGAAAGAGAAGCGAGAGAAG GCTGCGAACAATCTCATTGTTCTGGGGCGGGAGGAAGCAGGAGCCGAGAGGATATTCCAGAACAATGGGGtaaagctgctgctgcagctgataGAAACCAAAAATGCGGAGATGATCCTAGCGGCCGTAAGGACCCTTTCGGGCATGTGCACTGGACACAAGGCGCGG GCCACAGCAATCCTTCACCTCCTGGGAGTTGATAAAATTTGTATGTGGATGGCTGTGGATAATGAAGAAATCTCTATGGCTGTTTGCAATCTCCTACAAGTCATTACAGACTCCTTatcaggggagggagagaaagaggaacATGGGAAAGAAGCCGCTCTGGTGCTGG ACACGAAGAAGGATTTGAAGATGATCACAATGCACCTGCTGGACATGCTGGTCAGTAAGAAGGTGTCTGGGCAAGGTCGGGACCAGGCTCTCAATCTGCTCAGCAAGAACATACCAAGAAAGGATCTGAGGATCCCCGACAACTCTAGAACCATCTTCGTCATTGACAGCG GTCTAAAAAAGATATTGAAAGTTGTAGGCCAGGTTCCCGAGCTGCCCAACTGCCTGCCCTTAACGGAGAACACCCGGATGACCGCTTCCATTCTCCTGAACAAGCTGTATGATGACCTGCGATGTGATCCCGAGCGAGATAACTTCCGAGAGATCTGTGAAGAGTACATCAA GAGCAAGGTTGACCCTCAGGACATGGATAAGACTCTCCATGCCGTCCAGACGGTGTCTGGGATCATGCAAGGGCCTTTTGACTTGGGCAACAAGTTGCTGGGCATGACGGGTGTCATGGAGATGATGGTGGCTTTGTGTGGCTCTGAAAGGGAGATCGACCAGCTGGTGGCAGTGGAGGCCCTCATCCATGCTTCCACCAAGCTGAGCCGGGCCACCTTCATCATCACCAACGGAGTGACGCTGCTGAAGGAAGTCTACAAGAAGACCAAGAATGAGAAGATCAAAATTCGAGCTCTCGTG GGTCTTTGCAAGCTGGGATCAGCCGGAGGCACTGACTATGGCCTGCGACAATTTGCGGAGGGATCCACAGAAAAGCTGGCAAAACAGTGCCGAAA GTGGCTGTGCAACACCAGCATTGACATCCGCACCAGGAAGTGGGCTGTGGAAGGTCTGGCGTACCTAACCCTGGATGCAGACGTGAAAGATGACTTTGTGGAAGATAAGCCAGCCCTGGAAGCCATGTTTGAATTAGCCAAG ACCAGTGACAAGACGATCCTGTACTCGGTGGCTTCCACGCTGGTGAACTGTACCAACAGTTACGATGTCAAAGAGCTGGTCCCAGAGCTTGTGCAGCTGGCGCAGTTTTCCAAACAGCACGTTCCCGAGGAGCACCCCAAG GACAAGAAGGACTTTGTTTTGAAGCGAGTGAAACGGCTGCTGAAAGCTGGTGTCATTTCAGCCCTGGCCTGTATGGTGAAGGCTGATAGTGCCATCTTAACGGACCAGACCAAGGAGCTGCTAGCCAG GGTATTCCTTGCCTTGTGTGAGGATCCCAAGGACCGTGGTACCATTGTAGCTCAAGGTGGTGGAAAG GCCCTGATACCTCTGGCAATAGAAGGCACAGATGTCGGCAAAGTGAAGGCTTCTCATGCTCTAGCCAAAATTGCTGCCATTTCCAATCCAGACATCGCATTCCCAGGAGAGAGG GTGTATGAGGTGGTCCGGCCGCTGGTCAGCTTGTTGAATACAGAGAGAGACGGGCTGCAGAATTATGAGGCTCTATTAGGTCTCACTAACTTGTCAGGAAGAAGTGACAAACTCAG GCTGAAGATCATCAAAGAGAAAGCCCTACCAGACATCGAGAACTACATGTTTGAGAACCACGACCAACTCCGACAGGCAGCTACAGAGTGCATGTGCAACCTGGTTGTCAACAAAGAG GTTCAAGAGAGATTTGTGGCCGATGGAAACGACCGACTCAAGCTGATCGTGTTACTGTGCGGCGAGGACGACGTGAAGGTCCAGAATGCAGCGGCAGGAGCCCTGGCCATGCTGACAGCAGCACACAAGAAGCTCTGCCATAAGATGACCCAAGTG